A portion of the Montipora capricornis isolate CH-2021 unplaced genomic scaffold, ASM3666992v2 scaffold_311, whole genome shotgun sequence genome contains these proteins:
- the LOC138035201 gene encoding uncharacterized protein, translating to MQDSVVEVHGFGDASPKAYGAAVYIRIRDKQDNVSSQLVISKSRVVPIKKVSLPRLELLAAVVNARLLNFVVGALAMKVARVVCWSDRMVALHWIKGESSSWKRFVAKRVAEIQSTWDPECWRYCGSKENPADLLTRGLSCSDMISSTLWWNGPQWMSSPCEPLPAQPENEAAPTEACEEKRATHVYTAVVAEPLIDMSRCGTWLRAVKLFKTKSRSCERELSADEVRQAEIKCCMWVQEVVYKEEFEKLKAGEVLPSNSRLLKLDPYYDRDDQVLRVGGRLQFADLPEQSKHQIILPHGHPEVAKMVQDVHKNMLHAGPETVLSTLRQKVWLTQGRREVKRVIRRCVACQRQRVGPCAQKMGQLPEERISCSRAFAHVGTDFVGPLYVKEDLNIKKAYMYVCIFTRTSSRMVHLELTHSLTTDEFLQAFSRMTSRRGLCHTVRSDNAQTFKAASREIQKLYDEPTIESQRMWGTMDGAEIKSEFSSRGIKWKFITERSPWRGGWWERFCRAIKEPLRKVLGRALLTFSELNTLLVRIEGIINSRPLTAVSDDCRDPLPITPAHLAIGRPINQLPERKESSLEETSKRTVERYLYLQRLLNHYWKRWKQEYLHLLSVRNKWHKEIPSIRVGDIVLISDDNVPRTKWPLAKNERVYPGNDGLLQL from the coding sequence ATGCAAGACTCTGTGGTAGAGGTGCATGGTTTTGGAGATGCTTCCCCCAAGGCGTATGGAGCAGCAGTGTACATTCGAATAAGAGACAAGCAAGACAATGTATCCTCACAGCTGGTAATATCGAAGTCCAGAGTTGTGCCCATTAAGAAAGTGTCACTTCCAAGGTTGGAACTTTTAGCAGCAGTTGTAAATGCCAGGTTGCTAAATTTTGTTGTAGGGGCTTTGGCAATGAAGGTGGCTAGGGTTGTGTGTTGGTCAGATAGAATGGTGGCACTGCATTGGATAAAAGGGGAGAGTTCTTCGTGGAAGCGATTTGTTGCCAAGCGTGTGGCTGAGATACAATCAACATGGGATCCTGAGTGTTGGAGGTATTGTGGAAGTAAGGAGAATCCTGCAGACTTGTTGACGCGTGGGTTAAGCTGTAGTGATATGATTTCAAGCACTTTGTGGTGGAATGGACCCCAATGGATGTCTTCGCCTTGTGAACCACTACCCGCTCAACCCGAAAACGAAGCTGCTCCCACCGAAGCTTGCGAGGAAAAAAGAGCTACCCATGTGTATACAGCAGTCGTTGCAGAACCACTGATTGATATGTCACGCTGCGGGACATGGTTGAGAGCGGTCAAATTGTTTAAGACTAAGTCTAGGTCTTGTGAAAGGGAACTGTCGGCGGACGAGGTGAGGCAAGCCGAGATTAAATGTTGTATGTGGGTGCAGGAAGTGGTCTACAAAGAAGAATTCGAGAAACTGAAAGCTGGAGAGGTACTTCCCAGTAACAGCCGCCTTCTGAAACTGGACCCTTATTATGACAGAGATGATCAGGTATTAAGAGTTGGTGGGAGACTACAGTTTGCTGATCTTCCCGAACAGAGCAAGCATCAAATAATCTTGCCTCACGGACATCCTGAAGTTGCCAAGATGGTGCAAGATGTACATAAGAACATGTTGCATGCTGGTCCAGAAACGGTATTATCAACTTTAAGGCAGAAAGTTTGGCTAACTCAAGGAAGACGTGAGGTTAAACGTGTTATCAGAAGATGTGTAGCTTGCCAAAGACAACGAGTTGGACCTTGTGCCCAGAAAATGGGTCAGCTGCCAGAGGAGAGAATTTCCTGTTCACGAGCTTTCGCGCATGTTGGAACTGATTTTGTGGGACCACTGTATGTGAAAGAAGACTTAAACATTAAGAAAGCATACATGTACGTGTGCATTTTCACACGCACATCATCTCGTATGGTTCACCTGGAACTTACACATAGTTTGACAACTGATGAGTTCCTTCAAGCTTTTAGTCGCATGACGAGTCGCAGAGGTCTTTGCCATACAGTGCGGTCAGACAATGCACAAACCTTCAAGGCAGCAAGCAGGGAAATTCAGAAATTATACGATGAACCCACTATTGAAAGTCAAAGAATGTGGGGTACGATGGATGGAGCTGAAATCAAGTCAGAGTTCTCATCACGAGGGATCAAGTGGAAATTCATCACAGAGCGTTCCCCATGGAGAGGTGGATGGTGGGAACGATTTTGCAGAGCGATAAAAGAACCACTGCGTAAGGTCCTTGGAAGGGCACTTCTCACCTTCTCTGAGCTAAACACGTTGCTGGTCAGAATCGAAGGTATCATTAATTCGCGGCCGTTGACCGCAGTAAGTGATGATTGCAGAGACCCGTTACCTATTACACCTGCTCATCTTGCAATTGGTAGGCCAATTAACCAGTTaccggaaaggaaagaaagtagCTTAGAGGAGACCAGTAAGAGGACTGTCGAAAGGTATCTCTACCTGCAGAGACTACTCAATCACTACTGGAAGCGTTGGAAACAAGAGTACCTACATCTCCTATCGGTAAGAAACAAGTGGCATAAAGAGATCCCTTCTATTCGAGTAGGCGACATTGTACTTATTTCTGACGACAATGTGCCGCGTACCAAATGGCCGTTGGCTAAAAATGAAAGGGTTTATCCAGGTAACGACGGGCTTCTACAGTTATAG
- the LOC138035202 gene encoding uncharacterized protein: protein MRGSLLQTALARLIVKGQEMTVRVLLDSGSQRSYIRKNIAEALDLQGPSELLSVTTLGGETSETKRFQRVKFTLSPIKGDSKVEIEALSISKICNPLGPVQMDFHKNSHLQGLTLADTYPCGSVQVDVLIGADHYYSFVTGVCKRGSSSESLVDVESCLGWIVTGQVNRQSRQTSSMLTVVENGGVNETLKRFWELESIGIAEIEDPFMSQEEECAVADFNRGLNFDGHNYEVRLPWKRDSPKQESNYAQALRRLESVERKLKQDLVKAKSYKTAINEYVEKGFAEEVPDQSDDNGTVRYLPHHAVFRDDKRTTKCRIVFDASAREGGDASLNDCILPGPPLQPNLASVLIRFRTHKIGLIADIEKMFLQVKLAPEDRDVHRYLWRDLQPNEAPKVYRMQRLSFGVNASPFLAIVTVHAHVNKYKEMSPYAVEEILQNMYVDDCLTGADTVDSTLKVQQEMSEIMMTGAFNLTKWASNSELVMDAVDPA, encoded by the coding sequence ATGAGAGGATCACTCCTACAGACAGCATTGGCCAGGTTAATTGTTAAGGGTCAAGAAATGACAGTCCGTGTTTTACTAGATTCAGGGAGTCAACGTTCGTATATACGAAAGAACATTGCAGAGGCCCTTGACCTGCAAGGTCCCTCAGAGCTATTAAGTGTCACAACGCTAGGTGGGGAAACCAGCGAAACGAAGAGATTCCAAAGAGTGAAATTTACCCTTTCACCAATTAAGGGAGATTCAAAGGTGGAGATAGAGGCcctttctatttccaaaatttgTAATCCTCTCGGGCCAGTACAGATGGACTTCCATAAGAACTCTCATCTTCAAGGCTTAACTCTTGCAGATACTTATCCTTGTGGTTCAGTTCAAGTAGATGTTCTTATTGGTGCAGACCACTActactcatttgtgactggggTCTGTAAGAGAGGTAGTTCCAGTGAGTCACTTGTTGATGTGGAATCTTGCCTCGGCTGGATCGTCACGGGACAAGTAAACCGCCAATCAAGGCAAACTTCATCCATGCTGACAGTTGTAGAAAACGGTGGAGTTAACGAAACATTGAAAAGATTCTGGGAACTGGAATCAATTGGTATTGCAGAGATCGAGGACCCTTTTATGTCACAAGAGGAAGAATGTGCTGTTGCTGACTTCAATAGAGGATTGAACTTTGATGGACATAACTATGAGGTGCgactaccatggaaacgagaTTCTCCAAAGCAAGAAAGTAATTATGCACAAGCTTTGAGACGCCTGGAAAGTGTTGAAAGAAAGTTAAAGCAAGACCTTGTGAAAGCTAAGTCTTACAAAACAGCGATCAACGAATATGTAGAGAAAGGTTTTGCAGAGGAAGTACCTGATCAGAGTGATGACAATGGAACTGTGCGGTACTTACCGCATCATGCTGTATTTCGTGATGACAAAAGAACGACAAAATGCAGAATCGTATTTGATGCTTCCGCACGAGAAGGAGGTGATGCTTCCCTTAACGATTGTATTCTTCCTGGTCCTCCTTTACAGCCGAACCTTGCATCTGTACTGATTCGAtttagaacacacaaaattgGTCTCATAGCAGACATTGAAAAGATGTTTCTGCAAGTCAAACTAGCACCAGAGGACAGAGATGTTCACCGCTACCTGTGGAGAGATTTACAGCCTAACGAAGCACCAAAGGTGTACAGAATGCAGAGATTGTCTTTCGGTGTGAACGCCAGTCCTTTCCTTGCGATTGTTACAGTCCACgctcatgtaaacaaatacaaagaaatgtcaCCGTATGCAGtagaagaaattttacaaaatatgtatgTCGATGACTGCCTGACAGGAGCCGATACAGTAGATTCAACTTTGAAGgttcaacaagaaatgtcaGAAATTATGATGACAGGGGCATTCAATTTGACCAAGTGGGCAAGTAACTCAGAGCTAGTAATGGATGCTGTTGACCCAGCTTAA